Proteins encoded within one genomic window of Jiangella mangrovi:
- a CDS encoding NAD(P)H-quinone dehydrogenase codes for MTRVAILGGGPGGYEAALVAAQLGAEVTLVDRDGVGGSAVLTDCVPSKTLIATAEVVTDAAESAELGVELGHDTVGVDLRRVNQRVLALAKAQSADTTAAVEKAGVQILRGTGRLAPGDRVVVDDGAHEFVADVALLATGARPRILPEAEPDGERILTWEQVYDLDELPEHLVVVGSGVTGAEFASAYSALGADVTLVSSRDRVLPGEDADAAYVLEEVFARRGLTVLSKSRAASVRRSGDGVVVELTDGRTVRGSHCLMAVGSVPNTEGLGLSECSVALDDHGFIKVDRVSRTSARGVYAAGDVTGVNMLASVAAMQGRTAMWHALGDAVSPLNLKTVAANVFTDPEIATVGWSQAAVDSGDIDAVAVKLPLATNARAKMLGIRDGFVKLFCRPGTGIIVGGVVVAPRASELIHPISMAVEASLTVDQMARAFTVYPSLSGSVAEAARQLHRRD; via the coding sequence GTGACACGTGTGGCGATTCTCGGCGGCGGACCCGGCGGTTACGAGGCGGCGCTCGTCGCGGCGCAGCTCGGGGCGGAGGTCACGCTGGTCGACCGCGACGGCGTGGGCGGCTCGGCCGTCCTCACCGACTGCGTCCCCAGCAAGACCCTCATCGCGACGGCCGAGGTCGTCACCGACGCCGCCGAGTCAGCGGAGCTGGGCGTCGAGCTGGGCCACGACACCGTCGGCGTCGACCTCCGCCGCGTCAACCAGCGAGTGCTCGCGCTGGCCAAGGCGCAGTCGGCCGACACCACGGCGGCGGTCGAGAAGGCCGGCGTGCAGATCCTGCGCGGCACCGGCCGGCTCGCCCCCGGCGACCGTGTGGTCGTCGACGACGGCGCCCATGAGTTCGTCGCCGACGTCGCGCTGCTGGCCACCGGCGCGCGGCCGCGCATCCTGCCCGAGGCGGAGCCCGACGGCGAGCGCATCCTGACCTGGGAGCAGGTCTACGACCTCGACGAGCTGCCGGAGCACCTGGTCGTCGTCGGGTCCGGCGTCACGGGCGCGGAGTTCGCCAGCGCCTACAGCGCCCTCGGCGCCGACGTCACGCTGGTGTCGTCGCGCGACCGCGTCCTCCCCGGCGAGGACGCCGACGCCGCGTACGTGCTGGAAGAGGTGTTCGCGCGGCGCGGGCTGACCGTGCTGTCGAAGTCGCGGGCGGCGTCGGTGCGGCGTTCCGGCGACGGCGTCGTCGTGGAGCTGACGGACGGGCGGACGGTGCGCGGCTCGCACTGCCTCATGGCGGTCGGGTCGGTGCCGAACACCGAGGGACTCGGGCTGTCCGAGTGCTCGGTGGCGCTCGACGACCACGGCTTCATCAAGGTCGACCGCGTGTCGCGCACGTCGGCCCGCGGCGTCTACGCGGCCGGCGACGTCACAGGCGTGAACATGCTGGCCTCGGTGGCGGCCATGCAGGGCCGGACCGCCATGTGGCACGCGCTGGGCGACGCGGTGTCGCCGCTGAACCTCAAGACGGTCGCCGCGAACGTCTTCACCGACCCCGAGATCGCGACCGTCGGCTGGTCCCAGGCCGCCGTCGACTCCGGCGACATCGACGCGGTCGCCGTCAAACTGCCGCTGGCCACCAACGCGCGGGCGAAGATGCTGGGCATCCGCGACGGCTTCGTGAAGCTGTTCTGCCGGCCGGGGACGGGCATCATCGTCGGCGGCGTCGTGGTGGCGCCGCGGGCCAGCGAGCTGATCCACCCCATCTCCATGGCCGTCGAGGCGTCCCTCACCGTCGACCAGATGGCGCGCGCCTTCACCGTCTACCCGTCGTTGAGTGGTTCGGTCGCCGAGGCGGCAAGGCAGCTGCACCGCCGCGACTGA
- a CDS encoding DUF222 domain-containing protein — MEDVGWAEPSDADTRALLEGLAASYAAVPAAELDIDAAAVGPELAALLTERDPAAAGDAHDVVELVAGWARQVAHAEAGLARALAALAARVELRPAETGYRSVNPVTNTAVVVAGRCQLTTKQAEGMVGPAVQLLRDFPDTWAAWWAGLIDWRRVRAIMDELGGQDPDVRSRVEAAVLPQTPHLDSVALRKLIKRLLHELAPVTVAERHRAAREERYVSVMPASDGMAHLEARLRAEDAIALNARSNADAADLKRADAAAGAPARTHDQRRADALAALGTGPTRSVSVHVTIPFGSLSGLSEEPGELEGYGPIPAHIARKLAAEGVWRWLATDPGSGRVMDLGRTTYRPTKALADFIIARDRTCRMPGCHRPARYCHIDHRDPYQNGGATSTANCQCLCETHHLLKHHGHWHCTTLPNGTTVWTSPTGHRYLTPPARAG; from the coding sequence GTGGAGGATGTGGGTTGGGCGGAGCCGTCCGACGCCGACACGCGGGCCCTGCTGGAGGGGTTGGCAGCGTCGTATGCGGCTGTTCCGGCGGCGGAGCTGGACATCGACGCGGCCGCGGTGGGGCCGGAGCTGGCGGCGCTGCTGACCGAGCGCGACCCCGCTGCCGCCGGCGACGCCCACGACGTGGTCGAACTGGTCGCCGGGTGGGCGCGGCAGGTCGCCCACGCCGAGGCCGGGCTGGCCCGGGCGCTCGCGGCGTTGGCCGCCCGGGTCGAGCTGCGACCCGCCGAGACCGGGTATCGGTCGGTCAACCCCGTCACCAACACCGCCGTCGTGGTGGCCGGACGATGCCAGCTGACGACCAAACAGGCCGAAGGCATGGTCGGACCCGCAGTCCAACTGCTACGCGACTTCCCCGACACCTGGGCCGCCTGGTGGGCCGGGCTGATCGACTGGCGGCGGGTCCGCGCCATCATGGACGAGCTCGGCGGCCAGGACCCCGATGTGCGTTCCCGGGTGGAAGCGGCGGTGCTGCCGCAGACGCCGCACCTGGACTCCGTCGCGCTGCGCAAGCTGATCAAGCGGCTGCTGCACGAACTCGCCCCCGTCACGGTCGCGGAGCGGCACCGGGCCGCCCGCGAAGAACGCTACGTGTCGGTGATGCCCGCATCGGACGGGATGGCCCACCTCGAGGCCCGGCTGCGCGCCGAGGACGCCATCGCCCTCAACGCGAGGTCGAACGCCGACGCCGCCGATCTGAAACGCGCCGACGCCGCGGCCGGTGCACCGGCCCGGACCCACGACCAGCGCCGCGCCGACGCCCTCGCCGCACTCGGGACGGGCCCGACCCGGTCCGTGAGCGTGCACGTCACGATCCCGTTCGGGTCGCTGTCCGGGCTGAGCGAGGAGCCGGGTGAGCTCGAGGGCTACGGACCCATACCCGCCCACATCGCCCGCAAGCTCGCCGCCGAAGGGGTATGGCGATGGCTGGCCACCGATCCCGGCAGCGGGCGGGTCATGGATCTCGGCCGGACCACGTACCGGCCCACCAAGGCGCTCGCCGACTTCATCATCGCCCGCGACCGGACCTGCCGCATGCCCGGCTGCCACCGCCCCGCCCGCTACTGCCACATCGACCACCGCGACCCCTACCAGAACGGCGGGGCCACCTCAACGGCGAACTGCCAGTGCCTGTGCGAGACCCACCACCTGCTCAAACACCACGGACACTGGCACTGCACCACCCTGCCCAACGGCACCACCGTCTGGACCAGCCCCACCGGCCATCGCTACCTCACACCACCGGCACGAGCGGGCTAG
- a CDS encoding NUDIX domain-containing protein has translation MPTPEFILALREQVGHDLLWLTGVTAVIVDDEGRVLLGQRSDTGRWALISGILEPGEQPAVAVVREAFEETGVHIEVERISSVVTGPPAAYPNGDRVQFMDVAFRCRPVSGEARVNDDESLAVGWFAPDELPPLDDEQQERLLQALKDEPAAYFVRP, from the coding sequence GTGCCGACTCCTGAGTTCATCCTGGCGCTGCGCGAGCAGGTGGGCCACGACCTGCTGTGGCTCACCGGCGTCACCGCGGTCATCGTCGACGACGAGGGGCGGGTACTGCTGGGCCAGCGCTCGGACACCGGGCGGTGGGCGCTGATCTCCGGCATCCTCGAGCCCGGCGAACAGCCAGCTGTCGCCGTCGTGCGCGAGGCGTTCGAGGAGACCGGCGTCCACATCGAGGTCGAGCGCATCAGCAGCGTCGTCACCGGCCCGCCGGCCGCCTACCCGAACGGCGACCGCGTCCAGTTCATGGACGTCGCGTTCCGGTGCCGTCCGGTGAGCGGCGAGGCGCGCGTGAACGACGACGAGTCGCTCGCGGTCGGGTGGTTCGCGCCCGACGAACTGCCGCCGCTCGACGACGAACAGCAGGAGCGGCTGCTGCAGGCGCTGAAGGACGAGCCGGCCGCCTACTTCGTCCGCCCCTAG
- a CDS encoding purine-nucleoside phosphorylase — protein MTELLDDPRGAAQAAAEYIATATGVERHDIALVLGSGWGGAADLIGETVAELPSTDVPGFGKAAVVGHVGTLRSIRVATSGKHALVLGARTHLYEGRGVRAVVHGVRTAAAAGAATLVLTNGCGGLREEWAAGRPVLISDHINLTATSPIEGANFVDLTDLYSSRLRSLAREVDPSLPDGVYVQFRGPHYETPAEVRMAQRIGGDLVGMSTALEAIAAREAGLEVLGVSLVTNPAAGISSTPLSHAEVIEAGQAAGPRISALLAEVVAKL, from the coding sequence GTGACCGAGCTGCTGGACGACCCGCGCGGCGCCGCCCAGGCCGCGGCCGAGTACATCGCCACCGCCACGGGAGTGGAGCGGCACGACATCGCACTCGTGCTGGGCTCCGGGTGGGGCGGCGCGGCCGACCTCATCGGCGAGACGGTGGCGGAGCTGCCGAGCACCGACGTGCCGGGGTTCGGCAAGGCGGCCGTCGTCGGGCACGTGGGCACCCTCCGCTCGATCCGCGTCGCAACCAGCGGCAAGCACGCGCTCGTCCTCGGCGCCCGCACCCACCTCTACGAGGGTCGCGGGGTGCGCGCCGTCGTGCACGGGGTGCGGACGGCGGCAGCGGCCGGTGCAGCCACGCTCGTACTGACGAACGGGTGCGGCGGTCTTCGCGAGGAGTGGGCGGCCGGCAGGCCGGTGCTGATCAGCGACCACATCAACCTCACCGCGACATCGCCGATCGAAGGCGCGAACTTCGTCGACCTCACCGACCTCTACTCCAGCCGCCTCCGCAGCCTCGCCCGCGAGGTCGACCCCTCCCTGCCCGACGGCGTCTACGTCCAGTTCCGCGGGCCGCACTACGAGACCCCCGCCGAGGTCCGCATGGCCCAGCGCATCGGCGGCGACCTCGTCGGCATGTCGACGGCGCTCGAGGCGATCGCCGCGCGCGAGGCCGGGCTCGAGGTGCTCGGCGTCTCGCTGGTCACCAATCCCGCGGCCGGCATCAGCTCCACACCGTTGAGCCATGCCGAGGTCATCGAGGCAGGTCAGGCCGCCGGTCCTCGCATCAGCGCCCTGCTCGCGGAGGTCGTCGCCAAGCTCTGA
- the lspA gene encoding signal peptidase II, giving the protein MPTTPDDEATPPAPTNWRLISRLAVIAVLVTAVDQLTKWWAENELTGREPIEIVGDLLQLRLLYNSGAAFSIATGMTWVLTLIVVVVIAVVIRASAKLGSRGWAVAFGLLLGGAFGNLIDRLFRDPGFPEGHVVDFIDYGGLFVGNVADIAITAAAVLIAVLTWRGVSVDGIRHHR; this is encoded by the coding sequence GTGCCGACCACACCCGACGACGAGGCCACACCGCCCGCGCCGACCAACTGGCGCCTCATCAGCCGGCTCGCCGTCATCGCCGTGCTGGTGACCGCCGTCGACCAGCTGACGAAGTGGTGGGCCGAGAACGAGCTGACCGGGCGCGAGCCGATCGAGATCGTCGGCGACCTGCTGCAACTGCGGCTGCTCTACAACTCCGGCGCGGCGTTCTCGATCGCGACCGGGATGACCTGGGTGCTCACGCTCATCGTCGTCGTGGTGATCGCGGTGGTCATCCGGGCGTCGGCGAAGCTGGGCTCGCGCGGCTGGGCGGTCGCGTTCGGCCTGCTGCTCGGCGGCGCGTTCGGCAACCTCATCGACCGGCTGTTCCGCGACCCCGGCTTCCCCGAGGGCCATGTCGTCGACTTCATCGACTACGGCGGCCTCTTCGTCGGGAACGTCGCCGACATCGCCATCACCGCCGCAGCCGTCCTCATCGCCGTCCTGACCTGGCGTGGTGTGAGCGTGGACGGGATCCGGCACCACCGCTGA
- a CDS encoding BTAD domain-containing putative transcriptional regulator translates to MQVCILGPVRVGPAGVVPGAGVRALLARLALAPGRVVGAETLVDDLWTDRPANAANAVQAVVSRLRKALNGHPVVVEAVAGGYRLAVGREDIDATAAESLLAAATAALRAGDAPAAATDAGRALDLWRGEPLADVGDAPFAATEATRLATLRLDLRRTRVEADLRRGAHADLPAELAALADDHPLDEALLVQLMRALVATGRPAEALAAYEAGRERLADALGADPGPQLRAVHLAVLNQDRSALRLGTTAAGDGVRPAPTATPLRLRRSATPLLGRDDELAAVEALLGDARLVTLLGPGGVGKTRFATEVALRRVDRTGRPVHLVELAGLRAAEDVLPAVLTALGVREVSLIDRSAHPVVRSPVERLREALADSDALLVVDNCEHLVEAVAPVVHEMVTASAEVRVLATSRTPLAVDGEVVHPLPALALPPDGVDQLGYPAVRLFHDRARAARPAVLLDPAVVADVCRHLDGLPLAIELAAAKVRSMSVEQIAARLDDRFGLLVDGPRTAPERHRTLLAVVRWSWELLDKGEQAVLRRLSVLPGGADAATAAAVCGYDGVLVDPALAGLVDQSLLVVDESGGVVRFRLLETVREFADAELLAAGERAAATDALVAWAAELTAEARPHLRGPGQVTWAGTLAREHDNLVAGLRAAIDGADSQAAYTIAATMCWYWAVQGLHSEVSAWAAQVLELTGPVDDDTVVVLCSVAIPNLLIHGADRNSGATMLRLRRIVSSGRVLDPVVRALGEMILGAMNPRPERQERVRAAVAAADDPWIESALTLFDSFTADNDGRPEDSRRLGRTAFEGFSEIGDQWGVGMAAMTLGMNEAVSGDGSVAVGLLDQAVRSFEALGARMDGRQVELLRAIVRIRAGDVARGVTELTELLDAYPGDSGVVTLAESGLGEAAARMGDPVAMLSHYEDAVAAARAPEPTGPLQLRVVALAGAAMARLRTGDEDVDDLLDDAFGFAIADGDRPVIGLVAVAYGRIAQARGDATRAARLIALGRRLSAIELLGDITHPALAELPEPDERLLGAERDRVRDLTAPAVVREIAALVRPDEDIRTSGGRPAP, encoded by the coding sequence ATGCAGGTGTGCATCCTCGGACCGGTGCGCGTCGGGCCGGCCGGCGTCGTCCCGGGCGCCGGCGTGCGCGCGTTGCTGGCCCGGCTGGCGCTGGCGCCCGGGCGCGTGGTGGGGGCCGAGACCCTCGTCGACGACCTCTGGACCGACCGCCCGGCCAACGCCGCCAACGCCGTGCAGGCGGTCGTGTCGCGGCTGCGCAAGGCGCTGAACGGCCATCCGGTCGTGGTCGAGGCGGTGGCCGGCGGCTACCGCCTCGCGGTCGGCCGCGAGGACATCGATGCGACAGCGGCAGAGTCGCTGCTGGCGGCCGCGACGGCGGCGCTGCGGGCCGGTGACGCGCCGGCGGCTGCCACCGACGCGGGCCGGGCGCTGGACCTCTGGCGGGGCGAGCCCTTGGCCGACGTCGGCGACGCGCCGTTCGCCGCGACCGAGGCGACCCGGCTCGCGACCCTGCGCCTGGACCTGCGCCGCACCCGGGTCGAGGCCGACCTGCGCCGCGGGGCGCACGCCGACCTCCCCGCCGAGCTGGCCGCACTGGCCGACGACCACCCACTCGACGAGGCGCTGCTGGTGCAGCTGATGCGGGCGCTGGTGGCGACCGGGCGGCCGGCCGAGGCACTGGCGGCGTACGAGGCCGGGCGCGAGCGGCTGGCCGACGCCCTGGGTGCCGACCCCGGGCCGCAGCTGCGCGCCGTGCACCTGGCGGTGCTGAACCAGGATCGGTCCGCGCTGCGGCTGGGCACGACGGCGGCGGGCGACGGCGTCCGCCCCGCGCCGACGGCGACACCGCTGCGGCTGCGCCGGTCGGCGACCCCCCTGCTCGGCCGCGACGACGAGCTGGCCGCCGTCGAGGCACTGCTCGGCGACGCCCGGCTGGTGACGCTGCTGGGCCCCGGCGGCGTCGGCAAGACCCGCTTCGCCACGGAGGTCGCGCTGCGCCGCGTCGACCGCACCGGCCGCCCCGTCCACCTGGTCGAGCTGGCAGGCCTGCGCGCCGCCGAGGACGTGCTGCCGGCGGTGCTCACGGCGCTCGGGGTGCGCGAGGTCAGCCTCATCGACCGCAGCGCTCACCCCGTCGTCCGGAGCCCGGTCGAGCGGCTGCGCGAGGCGCTGGCCGACAGCGACGCGCTCCTCGTCGTCGACAACTGCGAGCACCTGGTCGAGGCGGTCGCGCCCGTGGTGCACGAGATGGTGACGGCGTCGGCCGAGGTCCGCGTGCTGGCGACCAGCCGCACCCCGCTCGCCGTCGACGGCGAGGTCGTCCACCCGCTGCCCGCCCTCGCACTACCGCCCGACGGCGTGGACCAGCTGGGCTATCCGGCGGTCCGGCTGTTCCACGACCGCGCCCGGGCCGCCCGACCCGCGGTCCTGCTCGACCCGGCCGTCGTCGCCGACGTCTGCCGGCACCTCGACGGGCTGCCGCTGGCCATCGAGCTGGCCGCCGCGAAGGTGCGGTCGATGTCGGTGGAGCAGATCGCCGCGCGGCTCGACGACCGGTTCGGGCTACTGGTCGACGGTCCCCGCACCGCGCCCGAGCGGCACCGGACGCTGCTCGCCGTCGTCCGCTGGAGCTGGGAGCTGCTCGACAAGGGCGAGCAGGCCGTGCTGCGGCGGCTGTCCGTCCTGCCCGGCGGCGCCGACGCGGCGACCGCGGCCGCGGTGTGCGGGTACGACGGCGTCCTCGTCGACCCCGCGCTGGCCGGGCTGGTGGACCAGTCGCTGCTGGTCGTCGACGAGTCAGGCGGCGTCGTCCGGTTCCGGCTGCTCGAGACGGTCCGCGAGTTCGCCGACGCCGAGCTTCTGGCTGCCGGCGAGCGGGCCGCCGCGACCGACGCGCTGGTCGCCTGGGCGGCGGAGCTGACGGCCGAGGCCAGGCCGCACCTGCGCGGGCCGGGCCAGGTGACCTGGGCCGGCACTCTCGCCCGCGAGCACGACAACCTGGTGGCCGGGCTGCGTGCCGCCATCGACGGCGCCGACAGCCAGGCCGCGTACACCATCGCGGCGACCATGTGCTGGTACTGGGCGGTGCAGGGGCTGCACTCCGAGGTGTCCGCCTGGGCCGCGCAGGTGCTGGAGCTGACCGGCCCGGTCGACGACGACACCGTCGTGGTGCTGTGCTCGGTGGCGATCCCGAACCTGCTCATCCACGGCGCCGACCGCAACAGCGGCGCGACCATGCTCCGGCTGCGGCGCATCGTGTCGTCCGGCCGCGTGCTCGACCCCGTCGTCCGGGCCCTCGGCGAGATGATCCTCGGCGCGATGAACCCCCGGCCGGAGCGGCAGGAACGGGTCCGTGCCGCCGTCGCCGCGGCCGACGACCCGTGGATCGAGAGCGCGCTGACGCTGTTCGACAGCTTCACCGCCGACAACGACGGCCGGCCTGAGGACTCGCGCCGGCTGGGCCGCACGGCGTTCGAAGGGTTCTCCGAGATCGGGGACCAGTGGGGCGTCGGCATGGCCGCGATGACCCTCGGCATGAACGAGGCGGTCAGCGGCGACGGCTCCGTGGCGGTCGGGCTGCTCGACCAGGCGGTGCGCAGCTTCGAGGCTCTCGGCGCGCGCATGGACGGCAGGCAGGTGGAGCTGCTGCGGGCCATCGTGCGCATCCGGGCGGGCGACGTCGCCCGCGGGGTCACCGAGCTGACCGAGCTGCTCGACGCCTACCCGGGCGACTCCGGGGTCGTCACGCTGGCCGAGAGCGGGCTGGGCGAGGCGGCGGCGCGCATGGGTGACCCCGTGGCCATGCTCTCGCACTACGAGGACGCGGTGGCGGCGGCCCGGGCGCCCGAGCCCACCGGGCCGCTGCAGCTGCGCGTCGTCGCGCTGGCCGGCGCCGCCATGGCCCGCCTGCGCACCGGCGACGAGGACGTCGACGACCTGCTCGACGACGCGTTCGGCTTCGCCATCGCCGACGGCGACCGCCCGGTCATCGGGCTGGTCGCCGTCGCGTACGGCCGGATCGCCCAGGCCCGTGGCGACGCCACCCGGGCGGCCCGGCTGATCGCGCTCGGCCGCCGGCTCAGCGCGATCGAGCTGCTCGGCGACATCACGCACCCGGCGCTCGCCGAGCTCCCGGAGCCCGACGAGCGCCTGCTGGGGGCCGAGCGGGACCGCGTCCGCGACCTGACCGCCCCCGCCGTCGTGCGGGAGATCGCGGCGCTCGTCCGGCCCGATGAGGACATCAGGACTTCCGGCGGTAGGCCCGCACCGTGA
- a CDS encoding DNA glycosylase AlkZ-like family protein: MDKVTWAQVLGRRLQHLHVTDPSPGLVETAERLIGVHAQVASTGELIAAARTPSYQLGDAATALWTDRTLVKTWGMRGTLHLFPAAELPLLVSAWKHRQFPNVNAAWERYHGINLAALQQITEVIGEVLPGQVLTREELLTEIAAVVKAPGLAEAVRSGWGQMFKPAAAGGLLCSGPERDRNVTFTSPRTWLPDVAWDRQPDHRTAMTAVLERFLDVYGPATHEDFSRWWGVDAAKARRLFKEYAEVMVQVDLDGIACWTTPAVLDDLVDQSGDQSVDQAGAATGVHLLPGFDPYVIAPIGHRAWTIPDGFVDRVSRAAGWISPVLVVDGVVRGVWSHELKNGTLTVTVEPFAKVTAATKKATAGAAQRYGALFDAEPQLTWG; this comes from the coding sequence GTGGACAAGGTCACCTGGGCCCAGGTGCTCGGCCGCCGGCTGCAGCACCTGCACGTCACCGACCCGTCGCCCGGCCTGGTCGAGACCGCCGAGCGGCTCATCGGCGTGCATGCGCAGGTGGCGTCCACGGGCGAGCTCATCGCGGCGGCGCGGACCCCGTCGTACCAGCTGGGCGACGCCGCTACCGCGCTCTGGACCGACCGCACGCTGGTCAAGACGTGGGGCATGCGCGGCACGCTGCACCTGTTCCCGGCCGCCGAGCTGCCGCTGCTCGTCTCGGCGTGGAAGCACCGCCAGTTCCCGAACGTCAACGCCGCCTGGGAGCGCTACCACGGCATCAACCTCGCCGCTCTCCAGCAGATCACCGAGGTCATCGGCGAGGTCCTCCCGGGCCAGGTGCTCACCCGCGAGGAGCTGCTGACCGAGATCGCCGCCGTCGTCAAGGCGCCCGGACTGGCCGAGGCCGTGCGTTCCGGCTGGGGCCAGATGTTCAAGCCGGCCGCGGCGGGCGGTCTGCTCTGCTCGGGCCCCGAGCGCGACCGCAACGTCACGTTCACCAGCCCGCGCACCTGGCTGCCCGACGTCGCGTGGGACCGGCAGCCCGACCACCGCACCGCCATGACAGCCGTGCTCGAGCGGTTCCTCGACGTGTACGGCCCGGCGACGCACGAGGACTTCAGCCGCTGGTGGGGCGTCGACGCCGCCAAGGCGCGCCGCCTGTTCAAGGAGTACGCCGAGGTCATGGTCCAGGTCGACCTCGACGGCATCGCCTGCTGGACCACGCCGGCGGTGCTCGACGACCTCGTCGACCAGAGCGGCGACCAGAGCGTCGACCAGGCCGGCGCCGCCACCGGGGTGCACCTGCTGCCGGGGTTCGACCCCTACGTCATCGCGCCCATTGGCCACCGGGCCTGGACCATCCCCGACGGCTTCGTCGACCGCGTCTCGCGCGCCGCCGGCTGGATCTCACCGGTCCTCGTCGTCGACGGCGTCGTGCGCGGGGTGTGGAGCCACGAGCTGAAGAACGGCACCCTCACGGTCACCGTCGAGCCGTTCGCCAAGGTCACGGCCGCCACGAAGAAGGCCACGGCCGGCGCCGCCCAGCGCTACGGCGCGCTGTTCGACGCCGAGCCGCAGCTCACCTGGGGGTGA
- a CDS encoding ATP-binding cassette domain-containing protein, whose translation MNELAIEAHGLVKAFGENRAVDGVDLAVRAGTVYGVLGPNGAGKTTTVRMLTTLLRPDGGSARVLGHDVVDDADEVRTFIGLTGQYASVDEDLTGTENLVLQSRLVGLSRSQSKARAAELLESFDLTEAASRPVKHFSGGMRRRIDLAASIVVTPDVLFLDEPTTGLDPRSRGQVWDIVRDLVAGGTTVLLTTQYLDEADQLADRIAVIDRGTVIAEGTSTDLKASVGRNSLHLRLADDTQREAAERLVAQVLDTTPHRTPEAAVITAPVADPDAVADLMIRLRAEGVGIDEIGVQRPSLDEVFLTLTGHAAEDIPAENTERSAA comes from the coding sequence ATGAACGAACTGGCCATCGAGGCGCACGGCCTGGTCAAGGCGTTCGGCGAGAACCGCGCCGTCGACGGCGTCGACCTCGCCGTGCGCGCCGGGACCGTCTACGGGGTCCTCGGGCCGAACGGCGCCGGCAAGACCACCACCGTCCGCATGCTCACCACCCTGCTGCGGCCCGACGGCGGCAGCGCCCGGGTCCTCGGGCACGACGTCGTCGACGACGCCGACGAGGTGCGCACGTTCATAGGGCTGACCGGGCAGTACGCCTCGGTCGACGAGGACCTCACCGGCACCGAGAACCTGGTCCTGCAGTCGCGGCTGGTCGGGCTGAGCCGCTCGCAGTCGAAGGCCCGGGCGGCCGAGCTGCTCGAGAGCTTCGACCTCACCGAGGCCGCGAGCCGGCCGGTCAAGCACTTCTCCGGCGGCATGCGCCGGCGCATCGACCTGGCCGCGAGCATCGTCGTCACGCCGGACGTGCTGTTCCTGGACGAGCCGACCACCGGCCTGGACCCGCGCAGCCGCGGCCAGGTGTGGGACATCGTCCGCGACCTCGTCGCCGGCGGCACCACCGTCCTGCTCACCACCCAGTACCTCGACGAGGCCGACCAGCTGGCCGACCGGATCGCCGTCATCGACCGCGGCACCGTCATCGCCGAGGGCACCAGCACCGACCTCAAGGCGTCGGTGGGCCGCAACTCGCTGCACCTGCGCCTGGCCGACGACACCCAGCGCGAGGCCGCCGAGCGGCTGGTCGCGCAGGTCCTCGACACCACCCCGCACCGCACCCCGGAGGCCGCCGTCATCACCGCGCCGGTCGCTGACCCGGACGCCGTCGCCGATCTGATGATCCGGCTGCGCGCCGAGGGCGTCGGCATCGACGAGATCGGGGTCCAGCGCCCCAGCCTCGACGAGGTCTTCCTCACCCTGACCGGCCACGCGGCCGAGGACATCCCGGCCGAGAACACCGAAAGGAGCGCCGCATGA
- a CDS encoding ABC transporter permease — MSTTTLERPVRTVATRVERPTPPSALSASLTLGWRSVLKIRRIPEQLFDVTFQPVIFILMFVYLFGGAVSGSTQEYLQFVLPGILVQTVVMASLYTGISLNTDIGKGIFDRFRSLPIWRPAALLGALLADGIRYVVAAVVCLGVGMAMGFRPDGGVLDVVAAILLVLVFAFSLSWVFALLGLVMRSAGAVQGVSMLAMFPLTFASNVFVDPSTMPGWLRAWVDVNPVSHLVTAARGLMAGNPQAGDVGWALIGCVVLVAVFAPLTVRAYRRKS, encoded by the coding sequence ATGAGCACCACCACTCTCGAGCGGCCCGTCCGCACCGTCGCCACTCGGGTCGAGCGGCCCACCCCGCCGAGCGCGCTGTCGGCCAGCCTGACGCTGGGCTGGCGGAGCGTGCTGAAGATCCGGCGCATCCCCGAGCAGCTGTTCGACGTGACGTTCCAGCCGGTGATCTTCATCTTGATGTTCGTCTACCTGTTCGGCGGCGCGGTCTCCGGCAGCACGCAGGAGTACCTGCAGTTCGTGCTGCCGGGCATCCTGGTGCAGACCGTGGTCATGGCGTCGCTGTACACCGGCATCTCGCTGAACACCGACATCGGCAAGGGCATCTTCGACCGGTTCCGGTCGCTGCCGATCTGGCGGCCGGCGGCCCTGCTCGGCGCGCTGCTGGCCGACGGCATCCGCTATGTCGTGGCGGCCGTGGTCTGCCTCGGCGTCGGCATGGCGATGGGCTTCCGGCCCGACGGCGGCGTGCTCGACGTGGTCGCCGCCATTCTGCTGGTGCTGGTGTTCGCGTTCTCGCTGAGCTGGGTCTTCGCGCTCCTCGGCCTGGTCATGCGCTCGGCCGGGGCCGTTCAGGGCGTCAGCATGCTCGCGATGTTCCCGCTGACGTTCGCCAGCAACGTGTTCGTCGACCCGTCGACGATGCCCGGCTGGCTGCGCGCCTGGGTCGACGTCAACCCGGTGTCGCACCTGGTGACGGCGGCCCGCGGGCTCATGGCGGGCAACCCGCAGGCCGGCGACGTCGGCTGGGCGCTGATCGGCTGCGTGGTCCTGGTGGCGGTGTTCGCGCCGCTCACGGTGCGGGCCTACCGCCGGAAGTCCTGA